The Verrucomicrobiota bacterium genome has a window encoding:
- a CDS encoding VCBS repeat-containing protein: MRLHGELSAQPGPGFKSAPVKVTTGKTGFARLDSSATGIAFTNRLSDDRSLSNRNLLSGSGVAAGDVDGDGLYDLYFCGLDSDNVLYRNLGNWRFEDITAAAGVASARDDATAAAFADIDGDGDLDLLVNSLGGGTRIFQNDGKARFQEITAQSGVASKAGSMSMALADIEGDGDLDLYVANFRPTTIQDQITTRFSVRPIGDRHVVTHVNGQPATSPEFTNRFVVTPAGSVLELGEADFLFLNDGKGKFTVVPFTDGAFLDEKGRPLREPPRDWGLAVQFHDINVDGAPDIYVCNDLYTPDRIWINDGRGRFRALDNLSLRDTSTFSMGVDFADIDRDGAVDFFVVDMLSRDHVNRHVQISQSRSGRAPPGPIDLRLQQLRNTLLVNRGDTTFAEISFYSGVEASEWSWGPIFLDVDLDGYEDILVTNGQLRDFQNADMATRYESAKTGKQLTPSEAMSLIRFFPDYKSPNMIFRNRGDLTFEEVGAAWGFNAIGISQGMALADLDNDGDLDVVMNNLNEVAGVFRNEGSAPRVAVRLKG; encoded by the coding sequence ATGCGGCTCCATGGGGAGTTGTCTGCGCAGCCTGGTCCAGGATTCAAGTCGGCGCCCGTCAAGGTCACGACCGGGAAGACGGGCTTCGCCCGTCTGGATTCGTCCGCGACCGGAATCGCTTTCACCAATCGGCTTTCAGACGACCGTTCTCTGTCGAATCGAAATCTGCTGAGCGGTTCGGGCGTCGCCGCGGGCGATGTGGACGGCGACGGTCTTTACGATCTCTATTTCTGCGGACTGGACAGCGACAACGTCCTTTACCGCAACCTGGGAAATTGGAGATTCGAGGACATCACGGCGGCGGCGGGCGTGGCTTCTGCCAGGGACGATGCCACCGCGGCGGCGTTTGCGGACATTGACGGAGACGGTGACCTCGATTTGCTGGTGAATTCTCTCGGAGGCGGCACGCGCATCTTTCAGAACGATGGCAAGGCGCGTTTCCAGGAAATCACGGCGCAATCCGGCGTGGCGTCCAAAGCCGGCAGCATGTCCATGGCGCTGGCGGATATTGAAGGGGACGGCGACCTTGATCTTTACGTGGCCAATTTTCGGCCCACCACCATCCAGGATCAGATCACTACGCGTTTCTCCGTGCGTCCCATCGGCGACCGCCACGTGGTCACGCACGTCAACGGCCAGCCCGCCACGTCGCCGGAGTTCACCAATCGCTTTGTCGTGACGCCGGCTGGCAGCGTCCTGGAACTCGGCGAGGCGGACTTCCTGTTTCTGAACGATGGCAAGGGAAAATTCACGGTCGTTCCCTTCACGGACGGCGCTTTTCTCGATGAAAAGGGACGGCCCTTGCGCGAGCCGCCGCGAGACTGGGGCCTGGCCGTGCAATTCCACGACATCAACGTCGACGGCGCCCCGGATATTTACGTCTGTAACGATCTCTACACCCCGGACCGAATCTGGATCAATGACGGACGCGGCCGCTTTCGCGCGCTGGACAACCTTTCGCTGCGCGACACGAGCACCTTTTCCATGGGAGTGGATTTTGCGGACATCGACCGCGACGGGGCGGTCGATTTTTTCGTGGTCGATATGCTCAGCCGCGATCATGTGAATCGGCACGTCCAGATTTCTCAGAGCCGTTCTGGGCGCGCGCCGCCCGGGCCGATCGATCTGCGGCTCCAGCAACTCCGCAATACGCTGCTGGTCAATCGCGGCGACACGACCTTTGCCGAAATCTCTTTTTACAGCGGCGTCGAAGCCTCTGAGTGGTCGTGGGGGCCGATCTTTCTGGACGTCGATCTGGACGGGTATGAAGACATCCTGGTGACCAACGGCCAATTGCGCGACTTCCAAAACGCAGACATGGCCACCCGATATGAGTCCGCGAAGACCGGCAAGCAACTCACTCCGTCGGAAGCAATGAGCCTGATCCGCTTTTTCCCGGACTACAAATCTCCCAACATGATTTTCAGAAATCGAGGCGACCTGACGTTTGAGGAAGTAGGTGCAGCCTGGGGCTTCAACGCAATCGGAATCTCGCAGGGCATGGCGCTGGCGGACCTGGACAATGACGGGGACCTGGACGTAGTGATGAATAATTTGAACGAAGTGGCCGGGGTGTTTCGCAACGAAGGCTCGGCTCCCCGCGTCGCCGTCCGGCTCAAAGGCA